The following proteins are co-located in the Tetrapisispora phaffii CBS 4417 chromosome 4, complete genome genome:
- the PER33 gene encoding Per33p (similar to Saccharomyces cerevisiae YLR064W; ancestral locus Anc_8.26) produces MTGGGNANGASPSSVHQAYPLSALLRTRLRQPQFYWFLGHFLALYHFVCLHLSFWSWNNQLYHYEMCLLYVSVTYTVVLYQFYKSGQLRFVSLRQFFRILKTLDNLQYFVLVAFFLILAITQMVMISGVLYPLMVFSVFHFLNYFKENLLPFLPINSIFKNLVNNNFTNFINNYSNFFFQMAQFFEIITCLKLTLIKLPLLLVKFPVLMVTKNDLYTILASIFYLYFFKLRYLQSKSMQLLLTQLVMKADSNIPLNYKSIWLKYKNLIKVIFENLPVA; encoded by the coding sequence ATGACGGGCGGTGGCAATGCCAATGGTGCAAGTCCAAGCAGCGTTCATCAAGCGTACCCTTTATCGGCCCTGCTGAGGACAAGGTTAAGGCAACCTCAATTTTATTGGTTCCTCGGCCATTTTTTGGCTCTCTACCATTTCGTTTGCCTGCATCTGTCGTTCTGGTCGTGGAACAACCAGCTCTACCACTATGAGATGTGTCTGCTGTACGTCTCGGTCACTTACACTGTCGTTCTCTACCAATTTTACAAGAGCGGGCAATTGAGGTTTGTCAGTTTGAGACAGTTCTTCAGGATTTTGAAAACTCTGGATAACTTGCAATATTTCGTGCTGGTGGCCTTCTTTTTGATATTGGCCATTACACAAATGGTCATGATAAGTGGGGTCCTGTATCCACTGATGGTCTTCTCGGTGTTCCATTTCTTGAACTATTTTAAAGAGAATTTATTACCATTTTTACCAATTAATTccatctttaaaaatttggtTAACAACAACTTCACgaatttcatcaataacTACAGcaacttcttctttcaaatGGCACAATTCTTTGAGATTATTACCTGTTTGAAATTGACCCTTATTAAATTGCCGTTACTACTCGTTAAATTCCCTGTCTTAATGGTCACGAAAAACGATCTTTACACGATCCTAGCATCAATTTTTTACttgtattttttcaaaCTAAGGTACCTACAATCTAAATCGATGCAACTATTGCTAACTCAATTGGTGATGAAAGCGGATTCAAATATTCCACTAAATTATAAATCGATCTGGTTGAAGTACAAGAATCTAATCAAAGTGATATTTGAAAACCTTCCAGTAGCATAG
- the TUB2 gene encoding beta-tubulin (similar to Saccharomyces cerevisiae TUB2 (YFL037W); ancestral locus Anc_8.27), with amino-acid sequence MREIIHISTGQCGNQIGAAFWETICGEHGLDFNGNYHGHDDLQKAKLGVYFNEASSGKWVPRSVNVDLEPGTIDAVRNSAMGNLFRPDNYIFGQSSAGNVWAKGHYTEGAELVDSVLDVIRREAEGCDSLQGFQITHSLGGGTGSGMGTLLISKIREEFPDRMMATFSVVPSPKTSDTVVEPYNATLSVHQLVEHSDETFCIDNEALYDICQRTLKLNQPSYGDLNKLVSSVMSGVTTSLRYPGQLNSDLRKLAVNLVPFPRLHFFMVGYAPLTAIGTQSFRSLSVPELTQQMFDARNMMAASDPRNGRYLTVAAFFRGKVSVKEVEDEMLKVQTRNSSYFVEWIPNNVQTAVCSVPPKDLDMSATFIGNSTSIQELFKRVGDQFSAMFKRKAFLHWYTSEGMDEMEFSEAESNMNDLVSEYQQYQEATVEDDEEEIDYANDDQPVIENFD; translated from the coding sequence ATGAGAGAGATTATTCACATATCAACAGGTCAATGTGGTAACCAGATCGGTGCTGCGTTCTGGGAAACTATTTGTGGTGAACATGGGTTGGATTTCAACGGTAACTACCATGGCCACGACGATTTACAAAAAGCTAAACTAGGTGTCTATTTCAATGAAGCTTCTTCCGGTAAATGGGTGCCAAGATCCGTCAACGTCGATTTAGAACCGGGGACTATCGATGCTGTTAGAAACTCTGCTATGGGTAACTTATTCAGACCTGACAACTACATTTTTGGTCAATCTTCGGCAGGTAATGTTTGGGCAAAAGGTCATTACACTGAAGGTGCCGAATTAGTCGATTCGGTTCTAGATGTTATTAGAAGGGAAGCTGAAGGTTGTGATTCTTTGCAAGGTTTCCAAATTACACATTCCTTAGGTGGTGGTACCGGTTCAGGTATGGGTACGCTATTGATTTCCAAGATAAGAGAAGAGTTTCCAGATAGAATGATGGCTACTTTCTCCGTGGTGCCTTCTCCAAAGACGTCAGACACCGTTGTGGAGCCATATAACGCCACTTTATCCGTACATCAATTAGTCGAACATTCAGATGAAACGTTCTGTATCGACAACGAGGCTCTGTACGATATTTGTCAAAGAACTTTAAAGTTAAACCAACCTTCCTATGGAGATTTAAACAAATTGGTATCCAGTGTCATGTCTGGTGTCACCACTTCTTTACGTTATCCAGGTCAATTGAATTCAGATTTAAGAAAATTGGCAGTCAATTTGGTGCCATTCCCAAGACTACATTTCTTCATGGTTGGTTATGCGCCATTGACAGCCATTGGCACACAGTCCTTCAGATCTTTAAGCGTGCCAGAGTTGACACAACAAATGTTCGATGCTAGAAATATGATGGCTGCTTCGGACCCAAGAAATGGTAGATACTTGACTGTCGCTGCCTTCTTCAGAGGTAAAGTATCAGTTAAAGAAGTAGAAGATGAGATGCTAAAGGTTCAAACCAGAAATTCGTCGTATTTCGTCGAATGGATTCCAAACAATGTCCAAACTGCAGTATGTTCCGTTCCTCCAAAAGATCTCGATATGTCCGCCACCTTCATTGGTAACTCCACTTCCATCCAAGAATTATTCAAGAGAGTTGGTGACCAATTCAGCGCTATGTTCAAGAGAAAAGCTTTCTTGCATTGGTACACAAGTGAAGGTATGGATGAAATGGAATTTTCAGAAGCTGAGTCTAACATGAACGATTTAGTAAGTGAATACCAACAATACCAAGAAGCTACTGtagaagatgatgaagaagaaattgattacGCTAATGATGATCAGCcagttattgaaaattttgattaa
- the TPHA0D00290 gene encoding uncharacterized protein: MSALTLTDYLLLICLSSIVYLKSGRCCVVDSSCFLFCEERARKRGVICDDGRISRSRGGRRPCLRYALIGKNDLVPVPGRRQCQCQRQCQCQRQCVGMLVSACQYVSVFICRYGGIPVCGSMHAATLLHPRVSLWPSTGDPASFHPGNRSAKKNFNGTNFTCQRPLFSTHHQPWNTETTMVYKESGSFFLGLLFL, translated from the coding sequence ATGTCAGCTCTAACTCTAACTGACTATCTATTGTTGATTTGTTTATCGtcaattgtttatttgaaaagtGGTCGTTGTTGTGTTGTTGATAGTTCGTGTTTCTTGTTTTGTGAAGAGAGAGCGCGGAAGCGCGGTGTCATTTGCGACGACGGGCGGATCTCCCGTTCCCGGGGCGGGCGGCGGCCGTGTTTACGGTATGCCCTGATCGGGAAAAACGATCTGGTGCCAGTGCCGGGCCGGCGCCAGTGTCAGTGTCAGCGCCAGTGTCAGTGTCAGCGTCAGTGTGTCGGTATGTTAGTGTCGGCGTGTCAGTATGTTAGTGTGTTCATATGCCGGTATGGCGGTATACCCGTGTGTGGCAGCATGCATGCTGCCACACTGCTTCATCCGCGTGTCTCTCTCTGGCCCAGCACCGGTGACCCGGCCTCGTTTCACCCGGGTAACCGCTCggcaaaaaaaaattttaatggCACAAACTTCACCTGCCAACGCCCATTGTTCTCAACCCATCACCAACCTTGGAATACAGAGACCACAATGGTATATAAAGAGAGTGGTTCGTTCTTTCTGGGACTCTTATTTCTTTGA